In Desulfuromonas acetexigens, the following proteins share a genomic window:
- the lepB gene encoding signal peptidase I — protein MSKSEISTPTAVKKPWYREYAEALFVAAILALIIRTFVVQAFKIPSGSMEDTLLIGDHLLVNKFLYGVQVPFVDGRYLTIRHPERGDVIVFEFPEDEGKNFFQRRDFIKRIVGLPGDTVEVLDKKVLVNGEPYQIPQEIHKENNIVAPGFGPRDFMPAIEVPEGHYFVMGDNRDRSYDSRFWGFVEESKIKGLAFIKYWSWDSQASWLKKIRWNRLGRPIE, from the coding sequence ATGTCGAAATCCGAAATTTCCACCCCGACGGCGGTCAAAAAACCCTGGTATCGGGAGTATGCCGAAGCCCTCTTTGTCGCCGCCATCCTGGCGCTGATCATCCGCACCTTCGTTGTTCAGGCCTTCAAGATTCCCTCCGGGTCCATGGAAGATACCCTGCTGATCGGCGATCATCTGCTGGTCAACAAGTTTCTTTATGGCGTGCAGGTCCCCTTCGTCGATGGCCGCTACCTGACCATCCGCCATCCTGAGCGGGGGGATGTCATCGTTTTCGAATTCCCCGAGGATGAGGGAAAAAACTTCTTCCAGCGTCGCGACTTCATCAAGCGCATCGTTGGCCTTCCCGGCGACACGGTAGAAGTTCTGGACAAAAAGGTTCTGGTCAACGGCGAGCCCTACCAGATCCCCCAGGAAATCCATAAAGAGAATAATATCGTCGCCCCCGGTTTCGGTCCCCGGGATTTTATGCCCGCCATCGAGGTTCCCGAGGGGCATTATTTCGTCATGGGGGATAACCGCGATCGTTCCTACGATAGCCGTTTCTGGGGCTTTGTCGAAGAATCGAAGATCAAGGGGCTGGCCTTCATCAAATACTGGTCCTGGGACTCGCAGGCAAGTTGGCTGAAAAAAATTCGCTGGAACCGTCTCGGCCGTCCCATCGAGTAA
- a CDS encoding AMP-dependent synthetase/ligase, which yields MNNIISLIADSCRIHSDRVALREKVAGTWTGLSYADLWSRVRTLAAGLREHGFAPGAHAAILAPSSPRWVLAYLAILHAEGVVVPIDKEYKAGELRHVLSDCEARLIFTTPSYLESLSELRESLPHLERIVLLETLPEDSPPRRELAQSIDALLDEWQRLRRDLDLPEARSLALEELAHRVYQLLAPHHPATMKLSPAAGGRTPPFCTRRKSQQSPCLLTFDELLDGAPTDSPEIPSDRTAVILYTSGTTGRSKGAMLSHGNIVSNIQSAAELFRLDADTHTLSFLPINHVFEQVCGVLLPLSLGGCVSFAESLKKLGENLTEVKPTCFLGVPALYRIFYDRIMKGIQSKALSRTLFALPFTRSLVAAKVRKSFGDNTLFVSGGAALDPEIARGFQSLGLKLVQGYGITETAPVICAEPPDAPRIGTVGVPLRDVQVKIDQPNSEGVGEILVRGPNVMRGYYNNPEATDEVLTEGWYRTGDLGSLDDDGYLTIRGRARNLIVTPNGKNVYPEEVELELLKSPYIAEVMVYGHKLSASAEEVHALIYPDADTLDGLARSRNETVLSEREMEELFRREVMNAGKQLADYKRVKKFTLREDEFPKTTTRKIKRFAVEARIPIPEPQRSAEEEKH from the coding sequence GTGAACAATATCATCTCCCTCATCGCCGACAGTTGCCGGATCCACAGCGACCGGGTCGCTCTGCGGGAAAAGGTCGCCGGCACCTGGACGGGACTTTCTTACGCCGACCTCTGGAGCCGAGTCCGGACGCTTGCCGCTGGGTTGCGGGAGCATGGTTTTGCCCCCGGCGCTCACGCCGCCATTCTCGCCCCGTCTTCGCCGCGCTGGGTGCTGGCTTATCTCGCCATACTCCACGCCGAAGGGGTCGTGGTGCCAATCGACAAGGAATACAAGGCGGGGGAACTGCGCCATGTCCTGAGCGACTGCGAAGCCCGCCTGATTTTCACGACGCCAAGCTATCTGGAATCCCTTTCGGAACTGCGGGAGAGCCTGCCGCACCTGGAGCGGATCGTGCTGCTGGAAACCCTTCCCGAGGATTCCCCGCCGCGCCGGGAGCTGGCTCAGTCCATCGATGCCCTGCTCGATGAGTGGCAACGACTGCGCCGTGATCTCGATCTGCCGGAAGCCCGCAGTCTGGCGCTGGAGGAACTGGCCCATCGCGTCTATCAACTGCTGGCGCCCCACCATCCTGCCACAATGAAGCTTTCACCCGCCGCCGGCGGACGGACTCCCCCCTTCTGTACGCGGCGCAAATCCCAGCAATCCCCCTGCTTGCTCACTTTCGACGAACTGCTGGACGGGGCGCCGACGGATTCTCCCGAAATTCCCTCTGACCGGACCGCCGTCATCCTCTATACTTCCGGCACTACCGGGCGCTCCAAGGGGGCCATGCTCAGTCATGGCAATATCGTCTCGAATATCCAGTCGGCGGCGGAACTCTTTCGTCTCGACGCCGACACTCACACCCTCTCTTTTCTCCCCATCAACCATGTCTTCGAACAGGTCTGCGGGGTTCTCCTCCCCCTGTCATTGGGGGGCTGCGTCTCCTTCGCCGAATCCCTGAAGAAGCTCGGGGAAAACCTGACCGAGGTCAAACCGACCTGCTTCCTCGGCGTTCCCGCCCTTTACCGAATCTTCTACGACCGGATCATGAAAGGTATCCAGAGCAAGGCCCTGTCCCGCACCCTCTTCGCTCTTCCCTTCACCCGGTCCCTGGTCGCCGCCAAGGTACGCAAGTCTTTTGGCGACAACACCCTCTTCGTCAGCGGCGGCGCCGCCCTCGACCCGGAAATCGCCCGGGGTTTTCAAAGTCTGGGACTCAAACTTGTGCAGGGCTACGGCATCACCGAGACGGCGCCGGTCATCTGCGCCGAACCCCCCGATGCCCCGCGCATCGGCACGGTCGGAGTGCCTTTGCGCGACGTCCAGGTCAAAATCGACCAGCCCAATAGTGAAGGGGTCGGGGAGATTCTCGTCCGCGGGCCGAACGTCATGCGCGGCTATTACAACAATCCCGAGGCGACGGACGAGGTGCTGACGGAGGGCTGGTACCGTACCGGCGATCTCGGTTCCCTCGACGACGACGGCTATCTGACCATTCGCGGGCGCGCCCGCAACCTCATCGTCACTCCCAACGGCAAGAACGTCTATCCCGAGGAAGTCGAACTCGAACTCCTGAAGAGCCCCTATATCGCCGAAGTGATGGTCTACGGACACAAACTCTCGGCCAGCGCTGAAGAGGTGCATGCCCTGATCTATCCTGATGCCGACACCTTGGATGGCCTGGCGCGCTCACGCAATGAGACGGTGCTCTCGGAAAGAGAGATGGAAGAGCTTTTTCGGCGGGAAGTGATGAATGCGGGAAAACAACTGGCGGATTACAAGCGGGTAAAAAAATTCACCCTGCGCGAGGATGAATTCCCCAAGACGACGACCCGGAAGATCAAACGCTTCGCCGTCGAGGCCCGGATTCCCATCCCGGAACCTCAGCGAAGTGCGGAAGAGGAGAAACATTGA
- a CDS encoding dihydroorotase, producing MSILIKGGRIIDPANGIDDTLDLLIQDGRIAQVGKNLDGKGAEVIDAGGLLVTPGLIDMHVHLRDPGQEYKEDIVSGTKAAVAGGFTSVACMPNTNPINDNKAVTRYIIEKAKAEGAANVFPIGSITKGLKGDTLSEMGDLKEAGCVALSDDGKPVSDGEMMRRAFEYAKPFNLPLISHAEDLSLVGEGVMNYGFVATELGLKGIPWVAEDAATARDVLLAEFTGARLHVAHVSTKGSVEIVRAAKKRGVKVTCEATPHHFTLTEEAVRGYDTNAKMNPPLRTAEDLAALRQGLADGTVDAIATDHAPHHIDEKNVEFNVALNGIVGLETALPLSLALVRDGVFSLGAMVAKLTTAPAGILGIPRGTLSVGAVADVTLIDLELKWTVEAAKFQSKSKNTPFNGWNVQGAAVRTIVGGKVVYQR from the coding sequence ATGAGCATTCTTATCAAAGGCGGCCGGATCATCGATCCGGCCAACGGCATCGACGATACCCTTGACCTGCTGATTCAGGATGGGCGCATCGCCCAGGTTGGCAAGAACCTGGACGGCAAAGGCGCCGAAGTCATCGACGCCGGCGGGCTGCTGGTGACCCCGGGACTGATCGACATGCACGTCCATCTGCGCGATCCCGGCCAAGAGTACAAGGAGGATATCGTCTCCGGCACAAAAGCGGCGGTCGCCGGCGGCTTTACTTCGGTGGCTTGCATGCCGAACACCAACCCGATCAACGACAACAAGGCGGTTACCCGCTACATCATCGAAAAGGCGAAAGCGGAAGGGGCGGCCAACGTTTTTCCTATCGGCAGCATCACCAAGGGGCTGAAAGGCGACACCCTCAGTGAGATGGGGGATCTTAAAGAGGCCGGCTGCGTCGCCCTCTCCGACGATGGCAAGCCGGTGAGCGACGGCGAGATGATGCGCCGCGCCTTTGAATATGCCAAGCCCTTCAATCTGCCGCTGATTTCCCACGCCGAGGATCTTTCCCTGGTCGGCGAAGGGGTGATGAACTACGGTTTCGTCGCCACCGAACTCGGGCTCAAGGGGATTCCCTGGGTCGCCGAGGATGCCGCTACCGCCCGCGACGTGCTCCTCGCCGAATTCACCGGCGCACGGCTGCATGTCGCCCATGTTTCCACCAAGGGCTCGGTGGAGATCGTCCGCGCCGCCAAGAAGCGCGGGGTCAAGGTGACCTGCGAGGCGACCCCCCATCACTTCACCCTGACCGAAGAAGCGGTGCGCGGTTACGACACCAACGCCAAGATGAATCCGCCGCTGCGTACCGCCGAGGATCTGGCGGCTCTGCGCCAGGGGCTGGCCGACGGCACCGTCGACGCCATCGCCACCGACCATGCTCCCCATCATATCGACGAGAAAAATGTCGAATTCAACGTTGCCCTGAATGGCATTGTCGGTCTGGAAACCGCCCTGCCGCTGAGCCTGGCCCTGGTCCGCGACGGCGTTTTTTCCCTCGGCGCCATGGTCGCTAAGTTGACGACCGCGCCCGCGGGGATTCTCGGCATTCCCCGCGGCACCCTGAGTGTCGGCGCTGTCGCCGATGTGACTTTGATCGACCTGGAGCTGAAATGGACGGTCGAAGCTGCCAAGTTTCAATCGAAGAGCAAGAATACACCTTTTAATGGCTGGAACGTCCAGGGCGCGGCGGTTCGCACCATCGTCGGCGGCAAAGTCGTCTATCAGCGTTAA
- the lepA gene encoding translation elongation factor 4, with the protein MDQQYIRNFSIIAHIDHGKSTLADRLLETTGALTDREKTEQFLDKMELERERGITIKAQAVRLNYRADDGHDYVLNLIDTPGHVDFTYEVSRSLTACEGALLVVDASQGVEAQTLANVYLAIDQNLEVFPVLNKIDLPSADAKAVKAEIEEIIGLDTADAVEASAKEGIGIHEILEAVIKKVPRPKGNPDAPLKALIFDSWYDSYQGVIVLVRIFDGCLKKGDKIQLMANKKSYEVLKVGVFTPHPVEMKELSAGEVGFLIAGIKVVQDAKVGDTLTHLHRPAETPLPGFKEVKPMVFSGLYPIDTGEYDSLRDALEKLRLNDSSFSFEPENSLALGFGFRCGFLGLLHMEIIQERLEREFGVDLITTAPTVVYNVTTVKGEHLRVESANKLPEVQFIERIDEPFILASIHVPNEFVGTVLALCEEKRGIQREIKYLTANRVMVVYELPLNEIVLDFYDRLKSITRGYASFDYEHLDYRESALVRLNVLINGDLVDALSLIVHRDKAQYRGRDLVSKMKEFIPRQQFEVAIQAAIGGKVIARETVKALRKDVTAKCYGGDITRKRKLLEKQKEGKKRMKQVGNVELPQEAFLAILKVKEQK; encoded by the coding sequence ATGGACCAACAGTATATCCGAAATTTTTCCATAATCGCCCATATCGATCACGGAAAATCGACCCTCGCCGACCGTCTCCTCGAAACCACGGGCGCCCTGACCGACCGGGAAAAGACCGAACAGTTCCTCGACAAAATGGAACTGGAACGGGAGCGCGGCATCACCATCAAGGCCCAGGCCGTGCGCCTCAACTACCGGGCCGACGATGGCCATGATTATGTTCTCAACCTCATCGACACCCCGGGACATGTGGATTTCACCTATGAGGTGAGCCGTTCTTTGACCGCCTGCGAAGGGGCGCTGCTGGTGGTCGACGCCTCTCAGGGGGTCGAGGCGCAGACGTTGGCCAACGTCTATCTGGCCATCGACCAGAACCTCGAAGTCTTTCCGGTGCTCAACAAAATCGACCTGCCCAGCGCCGACGCCAAGGCGGTCAAAGCCGAGATCGAAGAGATCATCGGTCTCGACACCGCCGACGCCGTAGAAGCGAGCGCCAAGGAAGGGATCGGCATCCACGAGATCCTCGAAGCGGTGATCAAGAAGGTTCCCCGCCCCAAAGGGAACCCCGATGCGCCCCTCAAGGCGTTGATTTTCGACTCCTGGTACGACTCTTACCAGGGGGTCATCGTTCTCGTGCGGATTTTCGACGGTTGCCTGAAAAAAGGGGACAAAATACAGCTCATGGCCAATAAAAAAAGCTATGAGGTCCTCAAGGTCGGCGTCTTTACCCCGCATCCGGTGGAGATGAAGGAACTTTCCGCCGGCGAGGTCGGCTTTCTCATTGCCGGCATCAAAGTGGTGCAGGACGCCAAGGTCGGCGACACCCTCACCCATCTGCACCGGCCCGCCGAAACCCCGCTACCCGGTTTCAAAGAAGTGAAACCGATGGTTTTTTCCGGCCTTTATCCCATTGACACCGGCGAGTACGACTCCCTGCGCGACGCTCTGGAAAAGCTGCGTCTCAACGACAGCTCTTTTTCCTTCGAGCCGGAAAACTCCCTGGCTCTCGGTTTTGGATTTCGTTGCGGCTTTCTCGGCCTGCTGCATATGGAAATCATCCAGGAACGCCTGGAGCGGGAGTTTGGCGTCGATCTCATCACCACCGCGCCGACCGTTGTTTACAACGTGACCACGGTCAAAGGGGAACACCTGCGGGTGGAGAGCGCCAACAAGCTTCCCGAGGTGCAGTTCATCGAACGCATCGACGAGCCCTTCATCCTCGCCTCGATTCATGTCCCCAACGAATTCGTCGGGACCGTTCTCGCCCTGTGCGAGGAAAAACGCGGCATCCAGCGGGAGATCAAATATCTCACCGCCAATCGGGTCATGGTCGTTTATGAGCTGCCCTTGAACGAAATCGTCCTCGATTTCTACGACCGGCTCAAGTCCATCACCCGCGGCTACGCCTCCTTCGACTACGAGCATCTCGACTACCGCGAAAGCGCCCTGGTGCGTCTCAACGTGCTGATCAACGGCGATCTGGTCGACGCCCTCTCCCTCATCGTCCATCGCGACAAGGCCCAATACCGCGGACGGGATCTGGTGTCGAAGATGAAAGAGTTTATCCCCCGGCAGCAGTTCGAGGTGGCTATCCAGGCCGCCATCGGCGGCAAGGTCATCGCCCGCGAGACGGTCAAGGCGCTGCGCAAGGACGTTACCGCCAAGTGCTACGGCGGTGACATCACCCGTAAACGGAAACTGCTGGAAAAACAGAAGGAAGGGAAGAAACGCATGAAGCAGGTCGGCAACGTCGAACTGCCTCAGGAAGCGTTCCTCGCCATTCTCAAGGTGAAAGAGCAGAAATAA
- a CDS encoding class II aldolase/adducin family protein, whose product MTEQEGVIKYHLSHQPEAPVAPEAVADLIAWRRILHRLDLIGEDPKRYGGFGFGNLSVRLPATGGARYPFLISGTQTGALPELGPEHFATVTDWIPHENRILSKGPIQPSSEAMTHAGIYALDQRTRAVIHVHSPHIWQAARWLGLPQTPAVADYGSPTMAQAVRDLLAQRENRRRRVFVMLGHEDGVVAFGPSLSQAGCALLTVLAEAYRPF is encoded by the coding sequence GTGACGGAACAAGAAGGAGTCATCAAGTATCATCTTTCCCACCAACCGGAGGCCCCGGTTGCTCCGGAAGCCGTCGCCGATCTCATCGCCTGGCGCCGAATTCTGCACCGCCTTGATCTGATCGGTGAAGACCCGAAACGGTACGGCGGCTTCGGCTTCGGTAATCTGAGCGTACGGCTACCCGCTACGGGCGGCGCACGCTATCCCTTTCTCATCAGCGGCACCCAGACCGGGGCCCTGCCGGAACTGGGGCCCGAGCATTTCGCCACCGTGACCGACTGGATCCCTCACGAGAATCGGATCCTCTCTAAAGGCCCCATTCAGCCTTCTTCCGAGGCGATGACCCATGCCGGCATTTACGCCCTCGATCAGCGCACTCGGGCGGTCATTCATGTCCATTCCCCTCATATCTGGCAGGCCGCCCGCTGGTTGGGATTGCCTCAGACCCCGGCGGTTGCCGATTACGGGTCGCCGACCATGGCCCAGGCGGTCCGTGATCTGCTGGCCCAGCGCGAAAACCGTCGCCGTCGGGTCTTTGTCATGCTCGGGCATGAGGATGGTGTCGTCGCCTTCGGGCCCTCCCTTTCCCAGGCCGGATGTGCCCTGTTGACCGTTCTGGCCGAGGCTTATCGACCCTTCTGA
- a CDS encoding response regulator produces MFLEQSLPGERSLPRYLIKYLLLFVGIWTLLITASLAWTAHATSKNLEQLALVQARTLSAKDVLYRRWGSNYGGIYVNLATGIEPNPLLSDFPDRDIRTETGETLTLVNPEYMSQMVYAMEDPSLGIKTGMTSSRPLNPKNQPDDWESAALGLLQQGEPDVSTIEERSEGRVLRLMTPLKGEAGCLQCHEKHGFVPGDLCGGLTVVVPMKPYEEQARSEIFSQGFNHVLIWLFGLLAIGLGFCQYAASERTRQRMQNDLIAASRAAEAANRAKGEFLANMSHEVRTPMNAIIGMTDLALDGNLSPHQKDCLETVKFSAESLLGLLNDILDFSKIEAGMLEFENVPFSLGESVETVMRSLAVTAHKKGIEFLFVVSPTIPDGLLGDPLRLRQILLNLLSNAIKFTEKGEVVLRVEMAESTDGDCRLRFAVSDTGIGISESAQERLFQNFSQADVSTSRKYGGTGLGLAISKALAEGMGGTISLRSTPGQGSTFTVELPFAVSPAQAPMPPKVLFGKKLLVVDDHPLSAALLVEELRRLGAESLSCAAGDEAIQRIHEARHRQAPFDGVILDGTMPGMDGLTTATIIREHLDAQMPILLLLTTVDPGLQIARCQEAGLRDYLLKPVAPRQILLALASCLTRQAWDEAHSDPVDDGGQPTLSQVQGNGYHLLLAEDNAFNQKLALALARNKNWKLTLVSDGQAAIDAVAQGDFDLVLMDVQMPEVDGLQATRTIRQLNRERGRDIPVIGMTAHAMAGDRERCLAAGMDEYLAKPIRPELFYEVVERFLRQSADPREGGGTSRSDFGAQIADKGNLLADMALEFLRDFPETLENLGRGRNQGDRRELEMVAHNIKSVVGFFQAEEAMELARQLETCAREDRLAEVGTLFEDLDAALRRLRQELIDRYRLAG; encoded by the coding sequence ATGTTTCTTGAACAGTCACTCCCCGGCGAAAGGTCGTTGCCGAGGTATCTGATCAAATATCTTCTCCTGTTTGTCGGCATCTGGACGCTGCTCATCACCGCTTCCCTGGCCTGGACCGCCCACGCCACCAGTAAGAATCTGGAACAGCTGGCACTGGTCCAAGCGCGAACCCTCTCCGCCAAGGATGTCCTCTACCGTCGTTGGGGCTCCAACTACGGCGGCATCTATGTCAATCTCGCCACCGGCATTGAGCCCAACCCCCTGCTTAGCGACTTTCCCGACCGGGATATCCGTACCGAAACGGGGGAGACCCTGACCCTGGTTAATCCCGAATATATGAGTCAGATGGTCTATGCCATGGAAGATCCCAGCCTGGGGATCAAAACCGGCATGACCAGCAGTCGCCCATTGAATCCCAAAAATCAGCCGGATGACTGGGAGAGCGCCGCTCTCGGCTTGTTGCAGCAAGGGGAGCCGGACGTTTCAACGATTGAAGAACGGTCGGAGGGGCGCGTACTGCGGCTGATGACCCCCCTCAAAGGGGAGGCGGGCTGTCTCCAGTGTCATGAAAAGCACGGTTTTGTCCCTGGTGACCTCTGTGGGGGGCTCACCGTCGTCGTGCCGATGAAGCCCTACGAAGAGCAGGCACGGAGCGAAATTTTCAGCCAGGGCTTCAATCATGTGTTGATCTGGCTTTTCGGCTTGTTGGCCATCGGCCTCGGTTTCTGTCAATATGCCGCCTCAGAACGGACTCGGCAAAGGATGCAGAACGATCTGATCGCCGCTTCTCGGGCGGCGGAAGCGGCCAATCGCGCCAAGGGGGAGTTTCTCGCCAATATGAGCCACGAGGTTCGCACGCCGATGAACGCCATCATCGGTATGACTGATCTGGCCCTCGACGGCAACTTGAGTCCGCACCAGAAGGATTGTCTGGAAACCGTTAAATTTTCTGCGGAATCGCTCCTCGGGCTACTCAATGATATCCTCGATTTTTCCAAGATCGAGGCGGGCATGCTCGAATTCGAAAATGTACCCTTCTCCCTTGGGGAGAGCGTGGAAACGGTCATGCGCAGCCTGGCGGTCACCGCGCATAAAAAGGGTATTGAGTTTCTCTTCGTCGTTTCCCCCACAATTCCCGACGGATTGCTCGGTGATCCCCTGCGCCTGCGGCAAATTCTGCTCAACCTGCTGAGTAACGCCATCAAATTCACCGAAAAGGGCGAGGTTGTGCTGCGGGTTGAAATGGCCGAGTCCACTGATGGCGACTGCCGTTTGCGCTTTGCCGTCAGCGACACCGGCATCGGCATTTCTGAATCGGCCCAGGAGCGTCTGTTTCAGAATTTCAGTCAGGCCGATGTTTCCACCAGTCGTAAATATGGTGGGACCGGCTTGGGGCTCGCTATCAGCAAGGCCCTGGCCGAAGGCATGGGGGGAACCATCTCCCTGCGCAGCACGCCGGGGCAGGGGAGTACCTTCACCGTGGAACTGCCCTTTGCCGTCTCCCCGGCCCAAGCTCCCATGCCGCCAAAAGTTCTTTTCGGCAAGAAGTTGCTGGTGGTCGACGACCATCCCCTGAGCGCCGCTCTGCTCGTTGAGGAGCTGCGCCGGCTGGGCGCCGAAAGCCTGAGTTGCGCGGCCGGGGACGAAGCCATCCAGAGGATTCATGAAGCCCGTCATCGTCAGGCGCCTTTCGACGGCGTGATCCTCGACGGCACCATGCCGGGGATGGACGGCTTGACGACGGCGACGATCATTCGAGAACACCTGGATGCCCAGATGCCGATCCTGCTGCTGTTGACGACTGTCGACCCTGGACTTCAGATCGCCCGTTGCCAGGAGGCTGGCCTGCGCGATTATCTGCTGAAGCCGGTTGCGCCGCGGCAGATCCTCTTGGCGCTGGCGAGTTGCCTCACCCGTCAAGCCTGGGATGAAGCCCATTCCGATCCCGTCGATGACGGCGGGCAGCCGACACTTTCGCAGGTGCAAGGAAATGGTTATCATCTACTTCTGGCCGAGGATAATGCCTTCAATCAGAAACTGGCCCTGGCACTGGCGCGTAACAAAAACTGGAAACTGACCCTGGTCAGTGATGGCCAGGCCGCCATTGATGCCGTCGCCCAGGGGGATTTCGATCTGGTGCTCATGGATGTTCAGATGCCCGAGGTCGACGGTTTGCAGGCGACCCGCACCATTCGCCAACTGAACCGGGAGCGGGGTCGCGATATCCCGGTGATCGGCATGACCGCCCACGCCATGGCGGGGGACCGGGAACGCTGTCTGGCTGCAGGGATGGATGAATATCTCGCCAAGCCGATTCGTCCCGAACTCTTCTATGAAGTGGTTGAACGTTTCTTGCGACAGTCCGCCGACCCGCGTGAAGGTGGTGGAACTTCCCGATCTGATTTTGGCGCACAGATTGCGGATAAGGGCAATCTGCTGGCCGACATGGCCCTGGAGTTTCTCCGGGATTTCCCCGAAACCCTGGAAAACCTGGGGCGGGGCAGAAATCAGGGAGATCGTCGCGAACTGGAAATGGTGGCGCACAACATCAAGTCGGTCGTTGGATTTTTTCAGGCCGAAGAGGCCATGGAACTGGCCCGGCAACTGGAAACGTGTGCCCGGGAAGATCGTTTGGCGGAAGTGGGGACGCTTTTCGAGGATTTGGATGCGGCCCTGCGTCGGCTTCGGCAAGAACTGATCGACCGCTATCGCCTGGCGGGGTGA
- the pyrR gene encoding bifunctional pyr operon transcriptional regulator/uracil phosphoribosyltransferase PyrR: MASNETVILDSAGISRALTRIAHEILERNKGTAGVVLIGIRSGGDHLARLLRDRMAQIEGEEVPLGTIDITMYRDDLGSRGSLPLGKTEIPFPLDGRKVVLVDDVLFTGRTIRAAMDALIDIGRPKNIQLATLIDRGHRELPIRADYVGRNVPTSREEKILVEFSGDNNPVEVRLVKP; the protein is encoded by the coding sequence ATGGCTAGCAACGAAACGGTGATTCTCGACAGCGCCGGCATCAGTCGCGCTCTCACCCGGATTGCGCACGAGATTCTCGAGCGCAACAAAGGGACGGCGGGGGTTGTTCTGATCGGTATTCGCAGCGGCGGCGACCACCTGGCCCGCCTGCTGCGGGACCGTATGGCCCAGATCGAAGGGGAGGAGGTTCCTCTGGGGACCATCGACATCACCATGTATCGCGACGATCTCGGTTCCCGCGGCAGCCTGCCCCTCGGCAAGACCGAAATTCCCTTCCCCCTCGACGGACGCAAGGTGGTTCTGGTCGACGACGTCCTCTTCACCGGCCGCACCATCCGCGCCGCCATGGACGCCCTCATCGATATCGGTCGGCCGAAAAACATCCAGCTGGCGACGCTCATCGACCGGGGCCACCGGGAACTGCCGATCCGCGCTGATTATGTCGGGCGCAACGTGCCGACCTCCCGCGAGGAGAAAATTCTCGTCGAGTTCTCCGGCGACAACAACCCGGTCGAAGTCCGTCTCGTCAAACCCTAA
- a CDS encoding aspartate carbamoyltransferase catalytic subunit: MSFRHKHILGTEQLSREDIELILDTADSLKEINSREIKKVPTLRGKTIVNLFYEASTRTRTSFEIAGKRLSADTINMTASTSSVTKGETLEDTAKNIQAMKPDIIVMRHSASGAPHYLAERIDCSVINAGDGAHEHPSQALLDLLTIRQHKGKLEGLTVAIVGDITHSRVARSDLYAMTKMGMKVRLCGPGTMMPPGIERLGAEVFTDMDDAVRDADVVMMLRIQLERQGKTLLPTLREYARLYGLNPARLALAKPDAIVMHPGPLNRGVEISSYVADGKQSVILDQVENGVAVRMALLYLVAGGEASES, from the coding sequence ATGTCTTTCCGCCATAAGCACATCCTTGGCACGGAACAGCTCTCCAGAGAAGACATCGAACTGATTCTCGATACCGCCGACAGCCTCAAGGAAATCAACAGCCGCGAGATCAAGAAAGTACCGACCTTGCGGGGCAAGACCATCGTCAACCTCTTTTACGAGGCGAGCACCCGCACCCGCACCTCCTTCGAAATCGCCGGCAAGCGCTTGTCCGCCGATACCATCAACATGACCGCCTCCACCTCTTCGGTGACCAAAGGCGAGACGCTGGAAGACACCGCCAAGAACATCCAGGCGATGAAGCCCGACATTATCGTCATGCGCCATTCGGCCTCCGGCGCCCCGCACTATCTGGCCGAGCGTATTGACTGCTCGGTCATCAACGCCGGCGACGGCGCCCACGAGCATCCCAGCCAGGCGCTCCTCGACCTGCTCACCATTCGTCAGCACAAAGGCAAACTCGAGGGGTTGACCGTCGCCATCGTCGGCGACATCACCCACAGCCGGGTGGCTCGCTCCGACCTCTACGCCATGACCAAGATGGGGATGAAGGTCCGTCTCTGCGGCCCCGGCACCATGATGCCGCCGGGGATCGAGCGCCTCGGCGCCGAGGTCTTCACCGACATGGACGACGCGGTGCGTGATGCCGACGTCGTCATGATGCTGCGGATCCAGCTGGAGCGCCAGGGTAAGACGTTGCTGCCGACCCTGCGCGAATATGCCCGCCTCTACGGCCTCAACCCGGCGCGCCTGGCCCTGGCCAAGCCCGACGCCATTGTCATGCATCCCGGCCCCTTGAATCGTGGGGTGGAAATTTCCTCCTATGTGGCGGACGGGAAGCAGAGCGTGATTCTCGACCAGGTGGAAAACGGCGTGGCGGTGCGCATGGCTCTGCTTTATCTGGTGGCCGGCGGCGAAGCGAGCGAATCCTGA